In a single window of the Rhizobium tropici CIAT 899 genome:
- a CDS encoding glycosyltransferase family 4 protein produces MKIIQVQTQAEAGGAQRISDMVGEGLRARGHEVRTVFMYRKTEVYDRDPHADFILTKPPRGLLGQIRAAIGLAGYLRNARPDAVVTFQHYGNIFGTIGARLASVDLIIANQSGAPQTRGVRGILTQIDKLMGTFGAYHANVVNSSWTEAQFDSFPKAYRRRMSRIDHGVPTPSVDVDKAAARAAFGLPQDPWLAVSSGRMAPSKNQIALVGALVHLPDIHVAIAGTGPEQDAIVAFAEANGVTDRLHLVGEVPPSRIFEFLAAGDAYAFSSLTETFGLAAVEAAISGLPVVASKLDVLREVLTTDEGEAAALFVDADAKGMAEGLAELMARPELAARLAAAGWQLKEQYSPARMCAGYEALLLSRSLPHGCNPVDHLQSA; encoded by the coding sequence ATGAAAATCATTCAGGTCCAAACCCAGGCGGAAGCGGGCGGAGCACAGCGAATTTCGGATATGGTCGGCGAGGGATTGCGCGCGCGCGGCCATGAGGTTCGCACCGTCTTCATGTATCGGAAGACCGAGGTCTACGACCGCGATCCGCACGCCGATTTCATCCTCACCAAGCCGCCGCGCGGCTTGCTAGGCCAGATACGGGCCGCCATCGGACTTGCGGGTTACCTGCGCAACGCCCGGCCAGATGCCGTCGTCACCTTCCAGCACTATGGCAATATTTTTGGCACCATCGGCGCGCGGCTCGCCAGCGTGGACTTGATCATCGCAAACCAGAGCGGTGCGCCGCAGACCAGAGGCGTCAGGGGGATTCTGACGCAGATAGACAAGCTGATGGGCACTTTCGGCGCCTATCACGCCAACGTCGTCAATTCGAGTTGGACGGAAGCGCAGTTCGACAGCTTTCCGAAAGCCTACCGGCGCCGGATGTCACGCATCGACCACGGCGTTCCCACGCCCTCGGTCGACGTCGACAAGGCGGCGGCGCGCGCGGCCTTTGGTCTTCCTCAAGACCCCTGGCTCGCCGTCTCTTCGGGCCGCATGGCGCCATCGAAAAACCAGATCGCGCTCGTCGGCGCCCTCGTCCATCTGCCCGACATTCATGTCGCCATCGCCGGCACCGGCCCCGAGCAGGATGCGATTGTCGCTTTTGCCGAAGCCAATGGCGTCACCGACAGGCTGCATCTCGTCGGCGAAGTACCTCCCTCACGCATTTTCGAGTTCCTCGCGGCGGGAGACGCCTATGCTTTTTCGTCGTTGACGGAAACCTTTGGTCTTGCCGCAGTCGAAGCGGCCATTTCCGGGCTGCCGGTGGTTGCAAGCAAGCTCGATGTCCTGCGGGAAGTCCTGACCACAGATGAGGGCGAAGCAGCCGCACTCTTCGTCGATGCCGATGCGAAGGGAATGGCCGAAGGACTTGCCGAACTCATGGCCAGGCCCGAGCTAGCCGCCCGACTGGCCGCGGCCGGATGGCAGCTGAAGGAACAATATTCGCCAGCCCGCATGTGCGCCGGCTATGAGGCACTGCTTCTGTCGCGCTCACTTCCGCACGGCTGCAATCCCGTCGATCACCTCCAGTCGGCCTGA
- a CDS encoding L,D-transpeptidase — protein MRSTKTEKTLSRRAFVLGSISATAALAGCATTTPVPTPIAAPVRTPPVVPVASAPQSVITPDPELEARYASVVDGDHVIPAVPYRKLDPKFYRQRVPDPTGEAPGTVVVDTASRFLYVVERGGTAMRYGVGIGRDGFAWQGEGIIHWRQHWPRWKPPGDMIARKPELAKYSVANGGMDPGIKNPLGARALYIFQNGKDTLYRLHGSPEWRSIGKAASSGCVRLINQDVIDLYERIPYHARIVVHQSPLQGKAISA, from the coding sequence TCGTGCTCGGGTCGATCTCTGCGACTGCGGCCCTTGCGGGCTGTGCCACCACAACCCCTGTTCCGACTCCGATTGCAGCCCCGGTTCGCACGCCGCCGGTCGTTCCTGTGGCGTCAGCACCTCAGAGCGTTATTACACCGGATCCCGAGCTCGAAGCGCGTTATGCGTCCGTGGTTGATGGCGACCATGTCATTCCGGCTGTTCCCTATCGAAAGCTGGACCCGAAGTTTTATCGCCAGCGCGTTCCCGATCCGACCGGCGAGGCGCCCGGCACGGTCGTCGTCGATACGGCATCGAGATTTCTCTATGTGGTTGAGCGCGGCGGCACGGCCATGCGCTATGGTGTCGGCATCGGCCGCGATGGCTTCGCGTGGCAGGGGGAGGGGATCATTCATTGGCGGCAGCATTGGCCGCGCTGGAAACCGCCGGGCGACATGATCGCCCGCAAACCGGAACTCGCGAAATATTCCGTCGCCAATGGTGGCATGGACCCGGGCATCAAGAACCCGCTGGGTGCCCGCGCGCTCTATATCTTCCAGAATGGCAAGGATACGCTCTACCGTCTGCATGGCTCGCCGGAATGGCGCTCGATCGGCAAGGCAGCCTCGTCAGGCTGCGTTCGCCTGATCAATCAGGATGTTATCGACCTCTATGAGCGCATCCCGTACCACGCTCGGATCGTTGTCCATCAGTCGCCGCTTCAAGGCAAGGCGATTTCCGCCTGA
- a CDS encoding type II toxin-antitoxin system RelE/ParE family toxin → MRSLEYSKDADLDFELTFDHLFASYLDLGDSAEEALERAANRIRELRLEINRLAETPYIGTLRPDIYPGIRFLRRDKAAVWLLPIEERKTIIVAAIFFGGQDHIRRMLARMLQR, encoded by the coding sequence GTGCGGAGCCTTGAATATTCCAAGGATGCCGATCTCGATTTCGAACTGACCTTCGATCATCTGTTTGCATCCTATCTCGATCTTGGAGACTCGGCTGAAGAAGCTCTGGAGCGCGCGGCTAACCGTATTCGCGAACTCCGTCTGGAAATAAATCGGTTGGCCGAAACCCCATATATCGGAACATTGCGGCCGGATATCTATCCTGGCATCCGCTTCCTGCGGCGTGACAAGGCGGCCGTCTGGCTTCTGCCGATCGAAGAACGCAAAACGATCATCGTTGCAGCGATTTTCTTTGGCGGTCAGGATCACATCAGGCGGATGCTGGCGCGCATGCTGCAGCGATAA
- a CDS encoding ankyrin repeat-containing protein, translating to MKLLLSALLFLAALCISFLAFGDTMDLRLHKAAAIEARDAKGATPLQHARSRGYAEIVKLLETAGAT from the coding sequence TTGAAACTTCTGTTATCGGCTTTGCTTTTCCTGGCGGCTCTCTGCATCTCTTTTCTTGCCTTCGGCGATACAATGGACCTTCGACTGCATAAGGCCGCCGCAATCGAGGCGCGGGATGCCAAGGGTGCAACGCCGCTGCAGCACGCGCGCAGCCGCGGTTACGCTGAGATCGTGAAATTGTTGGAAACGGCGGGGGCGACGTAA
- a CDS encoding ribbon-helix-helix domain-containing protein produces the protein MSVKSSISLTDQQDAFARSLVETGRYSSLSSVLQQGLELLRQKTEAEAAETEGLRRLIQRRVDGPKIPAQEMEERIESMIERKQRALRAEP, from the coding sequence GTGAGCGTCAAGTCGTCGATATCGTTGACCGATCAGCAGGATGCGTTCGCCCGCTCGCTTGTCGAGACCGGCCGCTATTCCAGCCTGAGCTCCGTTCTCCAGCAGGGTCTGGAACTGCTGCGACAGAAAACGGAAGCCGAAGCGGCCGAGACTGAAGGGCTGCGCAGGCTCATCCAGCGTCGCGTTGATGGACCGAAGATCCCTGCTCAGGAGATGGAAGAGCGGATCGAGAGCATGATCGAGCGCAAACAGCGAGCTCTTCGTGCGGAGCCTTGA
- a CDS encoding glucosamine inositolphosphorylceramide transferase family protein: MPSIDIIVPKSAPRRWQEIVVARLQAEGHDIAVVHESGSNAWPVAINTALALERKIFRRRDPALAAPLSEIPASSRDSSAVLRLDLTGHAAPSDVPTITLRFGGSRSDLSVARSVAAGALPVIDAVLDGKTVVGRAWPMIDRREAVSLGAEDVLARAVTLAVSTVRAFAENRLVMNEPVSKVSENAVSRTLGFASACMTGALPRLGREAMRRARFRHAHWRVGYRFIDGPGVASSCELGDGWSVLPDAGDRFYADPFPFQWQDRFFLFVEDYSHATGKAVISVVAFDATGKPGEPRCVLEEPYHLSYPQVFERDGAIWMLPEASSGGKLVLYRSIEFPDRWAPEAVLIEGEISDATLLEHGGQLWLFATNRDGYGSTSDTLVVFHAPRLAGPWTPHVLNPVLIDRRMARPGGAFVREGSSIYLPVQDGTLGYGGGLGISQLLELDEKTVRLSPPRPIAARGDWPYPKIHTLNRSGRLEVIDGIAAVRK, translated from the coding sequence ATGCCATCGATCGATATCATCGTTCCGAAGTCTGCGCCGCGCCGATGGCAGGAAATCGTGGTCGCGCGTCTGCAGGCCGAGGGGCACGATATCGCTGTCGTGCATGAATCCGGGTCGAATGCGTGGCCGGTCGCCATCAATACAGCTTTGGCTCTCGAGCGAAAAATCTTCCGCCGGCGCGATCCGGCGCTTGCCGCTCCTCTGTCGGAGATCCCCGCCAGCAGTCGCGATAGCTCTGCAGTCCTTCGGCTGGATCTTACCGGCCACGCTGCGCCATCGGACGTTCCGACCATCACATTGCGGTTCGGCGGGTCGCGGTCGGACCTGTCGGTCGCGAGGTCGGTCGCCGCTGGCGCTTTGCCTGTTATCGATGCCGTCCTGGACGGAAAAACGGTGGTGGGTCGAGCCTGGCCGATGATCGATCGGCGGGAAGCCGTGTCGCTTGGCGCGGAGGATGTGCTCGCACGTGCCGTCACGCTTGCTGTTTCCACGGTTCGCGCCTTTGCCGAAAACCGGCTCGTTATGAACGAACCGGTGTCCAAAGTGTCTGAGAATGCCGTCAGTAGAACGCTGGGCTTTGCATCCGCTTGCATGACGGGCGCCTTGCCGCGCCTGGGCCGAGAAGCAATGCGACGCGCGCGCTTCCGCCACGCGCATTGGCGTGTCGGTTATCGTTTTATAGATGGGCCGGGTGTCGCGAGCAGCTGTGAGCTTGGCGATGGCTGGTCCGTGCTACCGGATGCGGGAGATCGCTTCTATGCCGATCCCTTTCCGTTTCAATGGCAGGATCGCTTCTTCCTGTTCGTGGAAGATTATTCGCATGCGACCGGCAAGGCAGTCATCTCGGTCGTGGCGTTCGATGCCACAGGGAAACCTGGAGAGCCGCGATGCGTGCTGGAAGAGCCTTACCATCTGTCTTACCCGCAGGTCTTCGAGCGTGACGGCGCGATCTGGATGCTTCCTGAGGCAAGTTCAGGCGGAAAACTCGTCCTCTATCGCTCGATAGAGTTTCCGGATCGCTGGGCCCCCGAGGCCGTGCTTATCGAAGGCGAGATTTCCGATGCGACCCTGCTCGAGCATGGCGGGCAACTCTGGTTGTTTGCGACCAATCGCGATGGTTACGGCAGTACGTCCGATACGCTCGTAGTCTTTCACGCACCACGGCTTGCCGGCCCCTGGACGCCGCATGTGTTGAACCCGGTTCTCATCGATCGTCGCATGGCACGCCCGGGCGGCGCCTTCGTCCGCGAGGGGAGTAGTATCTATCTGCCGGTCCAGGACGGAACGCTCGGCTATGGCGGCGGGCTCGGCATCTCACAGTTGCTGGAGCTGGATGAGAAGACGGTTCGGCTGTCGCCGCCCCGACCGATTGCGGCGCGTGGCGACTGGCCCTATCCGAAAATCCATACGCTCAATCGTTCAGGCCGACTGGAGGTGATCGACGGGATTGCAGCCGTGCGGAAGTGA
- a CDS encoding sensor histidine kinase, protein MNPERSRSLRWGLIRRLIALQAFLLVLFFVLLVGWIWIINPELEDANEEAVRVVAQQVTRDDDGQLQVAETQEVAELKRRYPELWFMIRDHKGILFQYGEIPATALNENFPWTIDRARVEAGSGAHATVENRETSVGKLQIVVATERGFDNEGLNVWINMRVDVAKGPNGEIHWLNVLPPLAFIIFIGVFPILAVTGVATLLVTPRAVGRSLSGLVETATQAQAIDFDTRSARLDRSKVPTEIIPLVDAFNHALSKLDEGYNRHNRFLADAAHELRTPIAIARTRADLLPEAEVSQQVRDDIDRLSRVAHQLLEMQAIGVVELRAEKKDLNVLVENIAADLAPIAMDAGYDFDFEPSPEEAVFVVQTSTIEMAVVNLIRNAIDHAGGKGSIIVRVGAGGTIDVCDEGPGIPLAERDRVFEPFRRINTSSSGAGLGLNLVKKAAELHGGRVSFLDTGCGFCVRLQIGSIPPTVLAADMGRRQKPHVPG, encoded by the coding sequence ATGAACCCGGAGCGCAGCCGATCGTTGCGCTGGGGGCTTATAAGGCGCCTGATCGCCTTGCAGGCCTTCCTTCTCGTTCTCTTCTTCGTCCTTCTCGTCGGCTGGATCTGGATCATCAATCCCGAACTGGAAGATGCTAATGAAGAGGCCGTCCGGGTCGTCGCTCAGCAGGTAACAAGAGACGATGACGGCCAACTGCAGGTGGCGGAGACGCAGGAGGTAGCAGAGCTGAAGCGGCGCTATCCCGAACTCTGGTTCATGATCCGGGATCACAAGGGAATACTCTTTCAATATGGAGAGATACCGGCGACCGCTCTCAACGAGAACTTCCCGTGGACGATAGATCGGGCAAGGGTAGAGGCTGGCAGTGGAGCCCATGCCACGGTCGAGAACAGAGAGACGTCGGTTGGCAAGCTGCAGATCGTCGTGGCCACCGAACGCGGCTTTGACAATGAGGGCTTGAACGTGTGGATCAATATGCGGGTTGACGTTGCCAAAGGTCCCAATGGCGAAATCCATTGGCTCAACGTCTTGCCGCCTCTGGCATTCATCATCTTCATCGGCGTCTTTCCGATACTGGCGGTGACCGGCGTGGCGACGCTGCTCGTCACGCCGCGTGCCGTCGGCCGGTCGTTGAGCGGGCTTGTGGAAACGGCAACGCAGGCGCAAGCGATCGATTTCGATACACGCTCGGCCCGTCTCGATCGTTCCAAGGTGCCGACCGAGATCATCCCTCTGGTGGATGCCTTCAACCATGCCCTTTCGAAGCTGGACGAAGGATATAATAGGCACAATCGCTTTCTTGCCGATGCCGCGCACGAGCTGCGGACGCCGATTGCGATCGCACGGACGCGAGCGGACCTTCTCCCCGAGGCCGAAGTCAGCCAGCAGGTACGCGATGATATCGACCGTCTTTCTCGCGTCGCGCATCAGCTCCTGGAGATGCAGGCAATCGGGGTGGTCGAGTTGCGGGCGGAGAAAAAGGACCTGAATGTGCTGGTTGAAAACATCGCTGCCGACCTTGCGCCGATTGCCATGGATGCGGGCTATGATTTCGATTTCGAGCCAAGCCCGGAGGAAGCGGTCTTCGTGGTCCAGACCTCGACGATCGAAATGGCTGTTGTCAACCTGATCCGGAATGCGATCGATCATGCCGGAGGTAAGGGCTCGATCATCGTTCGTGTCGGCGCTGGCGGTACGATCGACGTCTGCGACGAAGGCCCAGGCATTCCACTGGCGGAGCGCGATCGTGTCTTCGAGCCGTTTCGCCGCATCAACACCAGTTCGTCCGGTGCTGGCCTGGGGTTGAACCTGGTCAAGAAGGCGGCTGAGCTCCACGGCGGACGAGTTTCGTTCCTGGACACCGGTTGCGGTTTTTGCGTGCGCCTGCAGATCGGTTCTATCCCGCCCACTGTCCTAGCCGCAGACATGGGCCGGCGGCAGAAGCCGCACGTGCCGGGCTGA
- a CDS encoding response regulator transcription factor, translating into MRILLLEDEPEMARALLEALRRRDVLADHVRTIADADAMARVGSYDVLVLDRRLPDGEGLDLVAALRQRKHPVPILVLTALGSVDHRVDGLDSGADDYLAKPFAIEELLARLRALQRRGPTVSDRYLNFGNLSVDPATNDIFVGGSLVEFPRREYLVLETLMRRPNRIVTRPSLVEAVYALEDEIGSNALDAHISRIRKKLLLAEATVEIRAVRNIGYLIRAKA; encoded by the coding sequence TTGCGAATTCTGCTTCTTGAGGATGAGCCCGAAATGGCGCGCGCGCTGCTCGAAGCGCTGCGCCGCCGCGACGTGCTCGCTGACCACGTCCGCACCATTGCGGATGCCGACGCCATGGCGCGTGTCGGGAGCTATGATGTCCTCGTGCTCGACCGCCGCCTGCCCGACGGCGAGGGGCTGGACCTCGTGGCGGCATTGCGCCAACGCAAGCACCCCGTGCCGATCCTGGTGCTGACTGCGCTCGGCAGCGTCGACCATCGCGTCGACGGGCTCGATAGCGGCGCCGACGACTATCTTGCCAAGCCTTTCGCGATCGAGGAGCTGCTTGCCCGGCTGAGAGCACTCCAGAGGAGGGGACCGACGGTATCCGATCGTTATCTGAATTTCGGTAATCTGAGCGTCGATCCCGCAACCAATGACATTTTCGTCGGCGGCTCGCTGGTCGAATTCCCGCGCCGTGAATATCTGGTGCTGGAGACGCTGATGCGCCGCCCGAACCGCATCGTCACGCGGCCAAGCCTGGTCGAGGCCGTGTACGCCCTTGAAGACGAGATCGGCTCGAACGCCCTGGATGCGCATATATCACGCATTCGAAAGAAGCTGCTTCTGGCTGAGGCCACGGTTGAAATAAGAGCCGTGCGCAACATCGGCTATCTGATCCGGGCCAAGGCATGA
- a CDS encoding tetratricopeptide repeat protein, with the protein MFCFAGFVLDPDRAELRGPDGSAIKLRPKAFELLKFLVANNRRAVSKQELMDTVWPGIHVGEDSLFQCIREVRTALGDTERHMIKLVSGRGYLFTAEVSTRQEGLDPRPALSDTPIADAPATYPIAPRHWLGLPKALVLSGAALLCMLAMIFGVTVFSSGFGGISGNGRPVIEVLPIVDTVGDAQSAALAQSVAAEMINGLARIDDIRLVLPKEREPVTSGKPPFNRSDGADFLLQGELQRSPQAWILQTRFINASSREVVSVAEVKLDASEPDQQRLASRLAAGAGYDLAVRLNKFGQADSAPQAGAASVAIKQASASINQTTHERFATARSILEKYLTEQPDNVDLQIALAALHLRGIQLAWYNPAESRAAENDARSLLERALKARPNFLPVLGTYCRFLTVTNQFAESLVACARALSLNPWDGTALFHLGLTQVQLGRFEDGLATFEQADRFDTPDVSRWTWLLGAGFADLLLDHNEDAVEWLQRSITITPGTGRAHMLLATAYQRLGRTDEAKQAFATALQLRPGSTASNLALPSLNASPTYLEESTKIIRTLIEMGLPAGDGQTQDGKSQ; encoded by the coding sequence GTGTTTTGTTTTGCGGGGTTCGTCCTCGATCCAGATCGCGCCGAGCTTCGCGGACCCGACGGCTCGGCCATCAAGCTGCGCCCTAAAGCTTTTGAATTGCTGAAATTCCTCGTCGCAAACAACAGGCGTGCCGTCAGCAAGCAGGAACTGATGGATACTGTCTGGCCCGGCATTCATGTCGGGGAAGACAGCCTTTTTCAATGTATTCGCGAAGTACGCACTGCATTGGGTGATACGGAACGGCACATGATCAAGCTTGTGTCGGGCCGCGGTTATCTGTTTACCGCTGAGGTATCCACGAGACAGGAAGGTCTGGACCCACGGCCGGCGTTGAGCGATACGCCGATTGCCGATGCTCCGGCAACTTACCCCATCGCACCTCGCCATTGGCTAGGCTTGCCTAAAGCCTTGGTTCTCAGCGGAGCCGCACTTCTTTGCATGCTTGCCATGATTTTCGGTGTCACTGTCTTTTCTTCGGGATTTGGCGGCATTTCAGGAAACGGCCGACCTGTCATCGAGGTGCTGCCTATCGTCGATACTGTTGGCGATGCCCAAAGCGCCGCTCTAGCACAAAGCGTTGCTGCTGAAATGATCAATGGCCTTGCCAGGATCGATGATATCCGCCTCGTCCTTCCCAAGGAACGCGAGCCGGTGACATCAGGCAAGCCCCCCTTCAATCGCTCCGATGGGGCGGATTTCCTTCTACAGGGGGAACTGCAAAGAAGTCCGCAAGCATGGATCTTGCAAACGCGCTTTATCAATGCGAGCAGCCGGGAGGTCGTATCGGTCGCCGAAGTCAAGCTGGATGCCAGCGAGCCCGACCAACAGCGCCTCGCATCTCGGCTTGCTGCCGGGGCTGGCTATGACCTTGCCGTTCGCCTGAACAAATTCGGTCAAGCCGACAGCGCCCCTCAGGCTGGCGCTGCCAGTGTCGCGATAAAGCAGGCCTCCGCCTCGATCAATCAGACGACACATGAACGGTTTGCGACGGCTCGGTCGATACTGGAAAAATATCTCACGGAACAACCGGATAATGTCGATCTGCAAATTGCCTTGGCGGCGCTGCACCTGCGCGGAATTCAGCTTGCCTGGTACAATCCCGCCGAAAGCAGGGCTGCGGAAAACGACGCGAGATCTCTGTTGGAACGTGCTTTGAAAGCCCGGCCAAACTTCCTTCCAGTACTTGGAACCTATTGCCGTTTTCTGACGGTAACGAACCAATTTGCAGAAAGCCTTGTGGCTTGCGCAAGGGCGTTGAGCCTCAATCCGTGGGATGGCACGGCGCTGTTCCATCTCGGCTTGACGCAAGTTCAGCTGGGCCGGTTCGAGGATGGACTTGCAACATTCGAACAGGCCGACCGCTTCGATACGCCGGATGTCTCGCGCTGGACATGGTTGCTGGGGGCGGGTTTTGCAGACTTGCTTTTGGATCACAATGAAGATGCTGTGGAATGGCTGCAGCGCTCTATTACGATTACGCCGGGAACAGGACGCGCGCATATGCTCCTGGCAACCGCCTATCAACGACTGGGTCGGACCGATGAAGCAAAACAGGCTTTCGCCACGGCGCTGCAATTGAGGCCGGGCTCGACGGCCAGCAATCTTGCCTTGCCCTCTCTTAACGCCAGTCCGACCTATCTCGAGGAGAGCACGAAAATCATCCGCACGCTAATCGAGATGGGGTTGCCGGCCGGCGATGGGCAAACGCAGGACGGCAAAAGTCAGTGA
- a CDS encoding lipopolysaccharide biosynthesis protein, with amino-acid sequence MSEKAGSSDTLSTETPPPASNLRLSIGALARSGAVAGVIKLASAGLSFLMFVAVAMTTDERQFGLYSAAYAGASLVSFFAIVGQQSAVLRFWPQYAGNNDLNSANGMMARSILVALIGLASFSLLILIIGLLPFAGAQMPEWLPICVATMVLAFALGWSEFVACALRAKNALIFALLPRDVLWRAVAIPVFVLAHFMQLKMSAVAATYLTAGLLLLMIAPQTFVLFRDTIRAQRGPLTIEQKTEFKTVTLGLWGVTALPPALSQASTLLVAAILGPEAAGAIFVADRTMRLVVLALNGINQALAPQISAAFYTGDKAHVQRITSLAALGGFIIALCVLVSFLIFGDLILSIFNHAYATPTMQVTLIIFGIGATIGTACGPTEILMQLTGLQHALFKLLVIVNTFGLCATAVLTYWLGPIGAALAIAGTIIVWCVTAVFIARRTIGINPSILGFLAGEDALAARSFLKGRS; translated from the coding sequence TTGAGCGAGAAAGCTGGCAGCAGCGATACTTTATCGACCGAAACGCCGCCGCCCGCGAGCAACCTACGCTTGTCGATCGGTGCTCTTGCCAGGAGCGGCGCCGTTGCCGGTGTGATCAAGCTTGCCAGTGCCGGCCTCTCGTTCCTGATGTTCGTCGCAGTCGCCATGACGACCGATGAACGGCAGTTCGGCCTTTATAGCGCCGCCTATGCCGGAGCGAGCCTGGTCTCCTTCTTCGCCATAGTCGGCCAGCAAAGCGCCGTGCTCAGGTTCTGGCCGCAATATGCCGGCAACAACGATTTGAACTCCGCAAACGGCATGATGGCCCGCTCCATCCTTGTTGCGCTGATAGGGCTCGCGAGCTTCAGCCTGCTCATTCTCATCATCGGCCTCTTGCCATTCGCTGGCGCTCAAATGCCCGAATGGCTCCCGATCTGCGTGGCGACCATGGTGCTGGCTTTCGCGCTCGGCTGGTCGGAATTCGTCGCCTGTGCTCTTCGCGCCAAGAATGCGCTGATCTTCGCGCTGCTGCCGCGCGACGTCCTGTGGCGGGCAGTGGCAATCCCGGTTTTCGTGCTAGCACATTTCATGCAGCTGAAGATGAGCGCGGTTGCCGCAACCTATCTCACAGCCGGGTTGCTGCTCCTGATGATCGCTCCACAGACATTTGTCCTCTTTCGCGATACGATCCGCGCCCAGCGTGGCCCGCTGACGATAGAACAGAAGACCGAATTCAAGACCGTGACGCTCGGGCTCTGGGGTGTCACTGCGCTGCCGCCGGCGCTCAGCCAGGCAAGCACCTTGCTGGTCGCGGCCATTCTCGGCCCCGAGGCCGCCGGCGCGATTTTCGTCGCGGATCGAACGATGCGGCTGGTCGTATTGGCACTCAACGGCATCAACCAGGCGCTTGCGCCGCAGATCTCGGCTGCCTTCTACACCGGGGACAAGGCACATGTGCAGCGTATCACCAGTCTTGCCGCTCTGGGCGGCTTCATCATCGCCTTGTGCGTGCTGGTATCGTTCCTGATCTTCGGCGACCTGATCCTGTCGATCTTCAATCATGCCTATGCCACGCCGACGATGCAGGTAACGCTGATTATCTTCGGCATCGGCGCGACAATCGGCACTGCTTGCGGGCCGACCGAAATCCTGATGCAGCTGACGGGCCTTCAGCACGCGCTTTTCAAGCTGCTGGTTATCGTCAACACCTTCGGGCTCTGTGCGACGGCGGTGCTGACCTATTGGCTCGGCCCGATCGGTGCGGCGCTCGCCATCGCCGGCACGATCATCGTTTGGTGCGTGACCGCCGTGTTCATCGCACGCCGCACCATTGGCATCAACCCGTCAATCCTCGGCTTCCTCGCCGGCGAAGACGCACTTGCGGCCCGCTCTTTCCTGAAAGGCCGTTCATGA
- a CDS encoding bifunctional allantoicase/(S)-ureidoglycine aminohydrolase, whose protein sequence is MERKYYSSLGGHPPQSDLLTGRAVFTEAYAVIPKGVMQDIVTSYLPFWNETRCWVIARPLSGFAETFSQYVMEVAPGGGSDRPEQDAEAEGVLFVVDGEIELTLPSGKHVLQPGGYAFLPPGLKWSLHNRSGAHARFHWVRKAYEAVEGLAHPEPLILNEKDITPSAMPGTEGRWATTRFVDPSDLRHDMHVTIVTLQPGAVIPFAETHVMEHGLYVLEGKAVYRLNQDWVEVEAGDFMWLRAFCPQACYAGGPGPFRYLLYKDVNRHMALRPFGSRR, encoded by the coding sequence ATGGAAAGAAAATACTACTCCTCTCTGGGTGGCCATCCGCCGCAAAGCGATCTGCTGACGGGGCGCGCCGTATTCACGGAGGCCTATGCGGTCATCCCGAAGGGCGTGATGCAGGACATCGTCACCAGCTATCTGCCCTTTTGGAACGAGACGCGCTGCTGGGTGATCGCCCGGCCGCTTTCGGGTTTTGCCGAGACCTTTTCGCAATATGTCATGGAGGTGGCGCCAGGTGGCGGCAGTGACCGTCCGGAGCAGGATGCCGAGGCCGAGGGCGTGCTGTTCGTCGTCGATGGCGAGATCGAGTTGACGTTGCCATCCGGCAAGCATGTTCTTCAGCCGGGCGGCTATGCCTTCCTGCCGCCAGGGTTGAAGTGGTCGCTGCACAATCGCTCCGGCGCCCATGCCCGCTTCCATTGGGTTCGCAAGGCCTATGAGGCCGTCGAGGGGCTGGCCCATCCTGAGCCGCTCATCTTGAACGAGAAGGACATTACGCCGTCAGCCATGCCGGGTACGGAGGGCCGCTGGGCAACGACCCGCTTCGTCGATCCGTCCGACCTGCGGCACGACATGCATGTGACGATCGTCACCCTGCAGCCGGGTGCCGTTATTCCTTTCGCGGAAACCCATGTCATGGAACATGGCCTCTATGTGCTGGAAGGGAAGGCCGTCTATCGCCTGAACCAGGATTGGGTCGAAGTCGAGGCCGGCGACTTCATGTGGTTGCGCGCCTTCTGCCCGCAGGCTTGTTATGCGGGAGGTCCAGGCCCGTTCCGCTATCTGCTCTATAAGGATGTCAATCGTCATATGGCGCTGCGTCCATTCGGTTCGCGCCGTTGA